Sequence from the Arthrobacter pigmenti genome:
CGACCGGCGCACCGCCGTCGTCGTAATAGGCCCACAACCCGTACGGCTCGCGTCCCAGCCTGCGCTCAAACTCGGCCCACTGCGGAGTCTGCTCGAGCGAAATAACGACGTCGGAATGCGCTGACGCCAACGCCTCGAAAGCCTCGGGGGTGAGGCGTTCGCTGCGGAACACTGTTGATGTCACGTGGGGTCTTTCGGGCCGGTATTCGGTGTTGGGGCGGACGGCTCCAAGCCTACCGGAGCACTCCGTGCGCGATCAGGGGCGCCGTTGAAGGGACCGCCCGCGGGATCGTCAATATCGAATCTGCGCACCGGATCGAATGCCGGTTGAAGCATATGTTCGGCAACCCGGTACATCAGGTAGGCCGTGACCCCTACCCGGGCCAGGATTGCCGCTGCGTAGAAGGGCGAATCTATGTTGTTTTCAACAGCTCCCGATGAAGCCTCCCTCGCTATGAACAGCCAGTAAGCCCACCAGTGGAGCACCTCGACAACCTGCCAGCCAATGAACATTCTCCAATCGACATATGAAAGCGCAAGCAGCGGCAGGAGCCACAGCGTGAACGCCGGCCGGTAGTCGGGAAGCACCAACACCAGGGCGCCAACCAACAGAAACGCCACCTGTGGAAGACGGGGGCGCCGGGGCGCGCGCAACACCAGCAGTACAACCAGTACCGAAAGAGCCAGGAAGCCGACGACGGCGGCAACCCCCACGGCTTCAGTCGCCAGCACCGGGGCCCCCACCCGTTCCGCCAACAAGTTGTACGACGCCCACACCGACGATGAAACATCTATGCGCGCCGGATCATACTCCCAGCTCGGAGCCCCGGTACCCAGACTCAGAGCGGTAAGGATCCAGGTAACTGCAAGCCCAACCCCGGTGAAGAGCGAAGGCCGCCAGAGCCCTGTTCGCACGGTGAGGAGAACCACAGCACCGTAGATCAGCAGAACGTGGACGCTGAATCCCGCACCAATGCCAAGTAGCACGCCCGCCAAAACGAAGCGGTCCTTCGCGAACGCCAGTGATCCCAGGACGCCAAGCAGTACCGCGACCATCGTCCAACTGGATGTGGCGGTGAAGATGGCTATGGGGGCCACCGCCACAATCGCAGCGTCCCAGGGCCGGCGGCTTGCGAGCCGCAGGGTAGCGATGACGGTTCCAACCCACGCCGCCGTGATGAGAACAGCGTTGACGTCGAAGAACTGCACCACAGGCTCAGCGCGTACAGGATCCGACGCCGGAATCAGTAGGGACACGATCCCCGCGAAAAGTGCCTGGAGAGCAGGCTCGTCATAAGTGGACGCGTCGTCGAAGATCGGAAACGAGCCACGTCCCAACCCCTGAAACTGGAAGGCCTCGGACCAGTCCGAGTAGCAGGCCCGGTAGAACTGTTCGGGCCTTACCCATCCGTCAACCCGGCAGGGGTTCTTCACGAGCACGGCGAGCAGGGCCGCCGTCGTCGTCAATAGAACGAGCACCCGCCCCACGGGAAAGGGCCAGGAGCGCACCCGTCCGGGAGCCGCGTGCTTCCCAAGCGGACCGCCTACCCCCTCCGTCAGACGGCGGAGTAGCGGGTCCATCCGCGACGGCACGGAGATGCTCGCCGGACGGCGACCATTCTCCTCGTGCTCCATGCTGCCTAAGCCTAATGGGCGAGGGCCCCGGCCTGAGCGGAGCGAAGGTTCGGAGCCCAGTACGCGCTAGTGGGCGAGGGCCCCGGGCTGCCGCGCAGTTCTTGACTGAAAATTCAGTCAGGATTACGCTTGCGTCATAGTGATTCAACTCACGAGAGGTTTCTTATGAACACCGCAGAGGCGGCGAAGGGTGCAACGACGCACCCCGGCCAGCCCGGCGAGGATCGTTTCGGGCGGATAGAGTCCGCCGGAATCGAGTACCTCCCGGAATCAGAGCGAACATCCCGGCCACGGAACCTTTTCCTGGTCTTCTTCGGCGGAAATTTCGCCTTCTCAGTGATTGTGTTCGGGTGGCTACCGATCACCTTCGGCATGGATTTCATCGGAGCGGCAACGGCCTGTTTCGTTGGGATCGCAGTCGGCACCCTGCTCATTGCACCCCTCGCAATCCTCGGACCACGCACAGGCACCAACAACGCTGTCTCCAGCGGCGCACACTTCGGCATCCGGGGCCGGCTGATCGGCTCGGGCCTGACACTCCTCTTTGCGCTCGCATACGCGGCGATCGCGGTCTGGACCTCGGGTGATGCGCTGGTGGCCGGGGCCAATCGCTTCTTCGGAACACCGCTGAATGACACCATGCTTGCCGTGGGTTACGCGGTCATTGCCCTCGAAATCATCCTGGTTGCCCTGATGGGACACGGCACCGTTGTCGCGATGCAACGCTTCGTCGCGCCCATAGCCGGCATCCTGCTGCTCATCGGCATCTTCGCTTTCGCCCCAGGGTTCGACCCGAGCGCCACCCAGGCCGGATACCTGCTCGGGGACTTCTGGCCCACCTGGATCCTGACCGTTGTCATTTCCGCGGGCGGCCCGCTCTCCTACGCGCCCACGCTCGGCGATTACAGCCGCCGCATCTCCCGCCGGAAGTTCTCCGACCGCAGCGTGATGATCGCCGCTTGTGGCGGAGTGTTTCTGGGCCTTTACCTGTCAGCGCTGTTCGGCGCGTTCACCTCGGTGTCCCTCAATGCACTGGGCGGTTCCTACGTTGCTGACCTGGTTGCCGGATCGCCGGCCTGGTACGTTCTGCCGATTCTGATTATCGCGCTGGCTGGAGGGTTGGGGCAGGGTGTGCTCAACGTCTACGCGAGCGGCCTCGACCTTGAGGCCCTTATTCCACGGCTCAAGCGAGTGCACACCACCCTCATTACGTCAGCCGCCGCCATCGCCCTTCTCTACCTTGGGGTGTTCGTTTTCAACGCGGTGGACTCGATCACGGCAATGACGCTCATCCTCAACTGCTGCGCGGGCCCCTGGGTGGTCATCAACGTGTTGGGGTTCCTGGTGGTTCGCCGCGGCCGCTACGACCCTGCGGACCTCCAGGTCTTCAACGAGGGCAGGCGCGGCGGACGGTACTGGAACTTCGGCGGCTGGAATCTGCGCGCCGTGATCCCGTGGGCAACCGGCTCCGTCGTCGGCGTGCTCCTGGTTGAAACCGAGCTTTACAGCGGCCCGCTTGCCGGATTGGCGGGTGGCGTGGACTTGAGCCTCGCAGCCTCCATCCTCGCCGCGGCCGGGCTCTACCTGATCGCTGTCCGGCTTTGGCCAGAGCCCAGCACGCCATCGGAGTCCAAGCAGGGAGGTGACGTAATACTGTCAAGGCATGACTAACAAGAGAGCGGACATTCTTGCTGCGTCCACCCGGAGCATCGCCCAATTCGGCGTCCGGGGCCTGCGCGTCAATGATGTTGCGGCTGAAGCGGGAGTTTCCCCCGGCCTGCTGTATTACCACTTCAAGGACCGGGCCGGGCTGCTCGCCGCTACCCTGCAGCACATCAACGAGCAAAGCGTGGGATCCGCGGGATCAGCGGAAGCGGACAGTTACGAGCGGCTACAGAATCTGCTGCTCGATGAAATCCGGGACAACCCCGAAGTCCGTGAGGCATCAGCGGCGTGGAATGAGCTTCGGGCATCAGCTGTGTTCGAAGCGTCCATCGCCGAACCACTTCGAGAGAGCACCCGCCAATGGATCAGCAACGTATCGCGGGCCATCGAGGACGCACAGGCCGCCGGGCGGGTAGACACCCGAACCGACGCCCGGCAGAACGCAGTTGTTCTCACGGCACTGGTGGAGGGGCTCTCCGGACGCTGGTTGGGCGGCTCACTCACCACTGACGAGGCGCGCGACCACCTCAGGCAGGCCGTCCACTCCCTGCTACAGAACAACGACGACGGCGGTCGCCCGCGGCCATGAACGTCACCGACAATCACTCGCCAACCCGGGCACCACCGTCCGGGCGTACTCAAGGAACAAAGAATCACCATGAAATTCATCACTGCATTCGGCGCAACTGACTCTCCGGCACGCTCAGTGCCGTCAACCCGTGAACACCTCCGGGTCGGCCTGGTTCAGCACCGCTGGCGCGACGACGCCGCGGAGCTGGAAGGTGTCCTCGACCAGGCTATCGGCCAGATCGCCGACGCCGGGGGGAAGGTAGCCTTCCTTCCCGAACTAACGCTTTCCAAATACCCCGCCGATCAGCGCGCGGATGCCAACCCGGCCCGGAATGCCGAGCACCTCACCGAGGGACGCACTTTCCGCTTCGCAGCAGAGGCGGCCGCCCGTCACAACATCCTCGTCCACGCCTCGCTCTACGAACGAGCAGATGAAAGCGACGGACTCGGTTTCAACACCGCCATCCTGGTCGCTCCCAACGGTGACCTGCTCGGGCGAACCCGCAAGCTGCATATTCCTGTCAGCGCTGGCTACTACGAAGACACGTATTTCCGGCCCGGTCCCTCAGCGGATCCATACCCCGTCTACACTCCCCCCGGTCTGAACGGTGCCACCCTGGGCATGCCAACCTGCTGGGACGAGTGGTTTCCGGAAGTGGCGCGCGCGTACTCCCTCGCCGGCGCGGAAATCCTCGTCTATCCGACGGCCATCGGATCCGAACCCACATTCCCCGCCTTCAACACCCAGCCGCTGTGGCAGCAGGTCATCGTTGGGCACGGCATCAGCAACGGAACCTTCATGGTGGTACCCAACCGCACCGGCGACGAAGGCGAGGTGGCCTTCTACGGCTCGTCCTTCATCTCCGACCCCTATGGCCGCATCGTCGCGCAGGCGCCGCGCGATGAGGAGGCCGCCGTCGTCGTCGATCTCGATCTTGACCAGCGCCGGGACTGGCTGGACCTGTTCCCGTTCCTTGCCACGCGCCGGCCGGATACCTATGGCGTGCTCGGTGATCCGGTGGACGAAGACCAACCGCATGGGCGCGGCGTCGAGCAGGCGGTGGCCCGGTGAGGAACGCCGAAGCTTGGAGAATGCCCGCCGAAACCGCTCCCCACGAGCGCACCTGGATGGCTTTTCCACCGTCGGAATCGAGCCTCGGCTCCTCACGGGAAGAAATCAGTGAGGCCAGGGACGCGTGGTGCGCGGTAGCCCATGCTGTAGCGGAGTTTGAGCCGGTGACCATGCTCGCGGACCCTGCCGACGTGGAGGATGCCCGCGCGCGCCTCTCCAGGGAAATTGAAATTATCGACGCACCGCTCAATGACGCCTGGATGCGGGATATCGGACCGACCTTCGTGTCGAACGGGACCGAGACCGGTGCCGTCGACTGGGTCTTCAACGGGTGGGGCGCCCAGGGATGGGCGGCGTGGGAAAAGGACCAGCACATCGGAGCGCGGGTTGCTGAACTGGCGGGGGTGCGGCGGATCGTATCCAGCCTGGTGAACGAGGGCGGCGGTTTTCACTACGACGGCGAAGGGACGGTGCTGCTGACCGGTTCCGTCCAGTTGGACCCGGGGCGGAACCCGGGGCTGACCCGCACGGATGTCGAAGCCGAGTTCTCCCGCACCATCGGCGCGGACCGGGCAATCTGGCTGCCGCGTGGGCTCACCCGCGACTATGAGCGGTATGGAACCCGTGGGCACGTGGACATGACCGCAGTCATGCCGGCGCCGGGAACTGTACTCGTGCATACGCAGAAGGATCCGGATCATCCGGATCATGCCGTCAGCCGTGAATTGATGGAGCATCTTTCAGCACTGGAGGTACTTGAGCTGCCGGCTCCGCAGGTGCTTCGTGATGATGAAGGATGGGTCGACTACAGCTACGTCAACCACTATGTGGTCAATGGCGGCGTCATAGCGGCTCATCCCAATCGGGGGTGTAGGAGTTGGGGTCTGAAGCCGCCGGTCTCGAGCAGGCTTCGGGCGATGTAGTTGGTCAGGTTGCGGAACCCGAGTGCGGAGCCGCGCAGGTGTTCGAGCCGTCCGTTGAGTGCCTCGGTCGGCCCGTTGCTGGTGCCGGGTCGTTCGAAGTAGGCGAGCACGTCGGCGGCTCGCTTCTTCAGGGTCCGGCCCAGGGTGGTGAGCTCGGTGAGCACCTTGGGGACGCCGGCGCTGAGGTCGGTGATCAGCTTCTCCATGAGCTCGCGGCCACGTTGCCGGTCCTCGTGCCGATAGGCGGCGATCATGCGCTGGTAGACACCCCAGCTCGCCTCGACCTCGACGTGAGCGTCATCAACGAACAGCGCGCGTAGCCTGTCGCTCTGCTTGTCGGTGAGCAGGTCCGCGCCGGTGTGCAGCGTGCGCCGCGACTTGTAGAGCGGGTCGTCCCTGAACCCACGGTGCCCGTGGATCGCGAGTTGGACCCGGCGCCGGCACCTGTCGAGGGCGTCACCGGCCAGGCGCACGACGTGGAAGGGATCCATCACCGTGACCGCGTCCGGGATCTCCTCCGCAGCGGCGGTCTTGAACCCGGTGAAGCCGTCCATCGCGACCACCTCGACCGCGTCACGGAAGGCGTCGTCGCGGTCGGCGAGCCAGGTCTTGAACGCCGCCTTCGACCGGCCCTCGACCATGTCCAGCAGCCTTGCTGGGCCGGCGCCATCGCGGACCGGGGTGAGGTCGATGATCACGGTGACGTACTTGTCGCCACGCCTGGTGTGGCGCCAGACGTGCTCATCGACGCCAATGACCTTCACGCCCTCGAACCGCGTGGGGTCGTTGATCAGCAGCCGCTTGCCTTCGGCCAGGACCGCGTTGTTGGCGGTGTCCCACGCGACCCCGAGTCCCTCGGCGACACGGGCGACGGTGAGGTGTGCGACCACGATCCCTTCCAGCGCCCACCGCAGCCCGGTGCGCGAGAGCTTCGCGCGTGGCTCCGCCGCGGCGCTGGTGTCTTGGCGCCACACGTGTCCGCAGTCGGCACAGCGGTAGCGGCGCACTACAACTTCCAGCACGGTCGGTCGCCAGCCCAGCGGCTCGTGGGCCAACCGCCGGATCACGGTGTCACGAGCGGCGCCTTCGCTGCCGCACCGTCGGCACCACTGATCTGGTTCCACCACGCGGCACGCGAGGACCGCACGATCCGGTTCAAGTCGTTGCCCGATCACGCTCAGACCGAGGCCGTCGAGTCGAGCGAAGGCGGTCAGGTCAGGGCGGCCGAAGCCGGCCGGCGGGGTAGCGTCGGACACGTCGAGGTCTTTCGGATGGATGGCGTAGGAACCTCCATCGTCGGGAGACCTCGACGTCTATCTGCGGACTGACTCGGCGGGGCGCGATCGTCTCGTGCGTTGGCGGACTACGGGAGCTTGGACGCGAGGACGTCGGCCGCCAGGATCTCGGGTGCTGCGCCGAGGAGGTGCTGGTTGGCCATCAGGGCTGCGACGATGGCGCCGTTGGCGTGGGCGTCGCGAGCGGCTTCGTCGGGGAATGCATCGAAGATCCAGAAGGTGTCGGCATGGGTCCTAGCCGCGAACCAGACAATCGTTCCTACTTCTTCGTTGGCGAGTGCGACAGCGCCGGCGAGCAGATCGGCGAGCGCGTCGTGCTGTCCATCGGCCGCGACGATCTTGGCGACGAAGGCATACGGAAGTGATGCGGGTGTGGACATGAGGGGTTCTCCTTGAAGTCGGGGTTCTTCGTGGGGCGAGTTCAGCATATGACGAGCGAGGGCCGATGGGGAGTGGCGTATACGGCAGTATTGCTATTATACACGCCATGCGTATCGGACTGATCGCGATCGACGGCTGCTTCGGTTCGGCGGTCGCGTCGGTCATCGACATCGTGCGGGTGGCCGACGGAGCCCGCGGCGATGTCGACCCGCGGATCGACCCGATCGAACTCGCCATCCTCGGACCGAAACGGCGAGTGACCACGACGGCATCGATGACCCTGTCGGTGGACCACCCGCTGTCGGAGTCCGGAGAGTTCGACGTGGTCGTCGTCCCTGCGCTTGGAACCCTTACGGCCGCCGCTACCAACGACGTCCTCCAGAGCCGAGATGCTCGTTCGGTCATCGCCTCGCTCGGGCGCCTCGACGAGGCGACCACCCGGATCGCCGCGGCGTGCACCGGCGTGTTCGCTGTCGCCGAGACCGGACGGATGCATCATCGGAGGGCGACGACCAGCTGGTTCCTGGGGCCGGAGTTCCTGAAGCGCTATCCGACCGTCGCCCTCGATCTCGACACCATGGTCGTGGTCGACGGGAACCTCGTCACCGCCGGCGCCGCGTTCGCCCACATCGACCTCGCGCTCTCACTCGTGCGATCGATCAGCCCCGACCTGGCCCAACATGTCGCCAAGCTCCTCATCATCGACGAGCGTCCGTCGCAGGCGGCCTTCGTCGCCTACGAACATCTCCGGCACGAGGACCCGATCGTCGTCGAGTTCGAACGCTTCGTGCGCGCCCGCCTGGACGAACCGTTCAACGTCGCCTTCGTCGCGCAGTCGCTCGGCACCAGCCGGCGCACCCTCGAACGACGAGTCCGTGCGGCGCTCAACCTCACTCCGCTCGGCTTCGTCCAACGGCTTCGCATCGAACGAGCTCGGCACCTCTCAGCAACCACGGACTTCACCTCCGCCGAGATCGCGCTACGGGTCGGCTACGCGAACGCCGAGACTCTGCGCTCCCTCCTGCGCAGGGAGCGACGCCGTTCCTGACCTATCGCCATGCCTGTAGCTTGTGTCCTAGCGCTCGGTTGGAGCCACCTCTCAGCACGTCGCATCGACGCTCCTGCGTCGCCCCTGGACGACCCACTCGACACGCCCGAAGCACAGGCCATGTGACGTGCCCCGGCTTCCCGGACGGTCGGGGTTGGGTGGCTGTGATGTCGCTGCGTTCTCGTCGAGAGGGTCAGCAGACCCGATCAGGGTCGATTGGGATGAGCCGCGAAGGCGGTTAGGTCAGGGCGGCCGAAGCCGGCCGGCGGGGTAGCGTCGGACACGTCGAGGTCTCTCGGATGGATGGCGTAGGAACCTCCATCGTCGGGAGACCTCGACGTCTATCTGCGGACCGACGCGCCCGGCCGACCTACACCCTCATCTGGGAAGAGCCGTCATAGCATGCGGGTTCAATGACCCGAACGACGACGGCGCCCGCAGCATCCTTGCCTCGGC
This genomic interval carries:
- a CDS encoding purine-cytosine permease family protein — translated: MNTAEAAKGATTHPGQPGEDRFGRIESAGIEYLPESERTSRPRNLFLVFFGGNFAFSVIVFGWLPITFGMDFIGAATACFVGIAVGTLLIAPLAILGPRTGTNNAVSSGAHFGIRGRLIGSGLTLLFALAYAAIAVWTSGDALVAGANRFFGTPLNDTMLAVGYAVIALEIILVALMGHGTVVAMQRFVAPIAGILLLIGIFAFAPGFDPSATQAGYLLGDFWPTWILTVVISAGGPLSYAPTLGDYSRRISRRKFSDRSVMIAACGGVFLGLYLSALFGAFTSVSLNALGGSYVADLVAGSPAWYVLPILIIALAGGLGQGVLNVYASGLDLEALIPRLKRVHTTLITSAAAIALLYLGVFVFNAVDSITAMTLILNCCAGPWVVINVLGFLVVRRGRYDPADLQVFNEGRRGGRYWNFGGWNLRAVIPWATGSVVGVLLVETELYSGPLAGLAGGVDLSLAASILAAAGLYLIAVRLWPEPSTPSESKQGGDVILSRHD
- a CDS encoding TetR/AcrR family transcriptional regulator; the protein is MTNKRADILAASTRSIAQFGVRGLRVNDVAAEAGVSPGLLYYHFKDRAGLLAATLQHINEQSVGSAGSAEADSYERLQNLLLDEIRDNPEVREASAAWNELRASAVFEASIAEPLRESTRQWISNVSRAIEDAQAAGRVDTRTDARQNAVVLTALVEGLSGRWLGGSLTTDEARDHLRQAVHSLLQNNDDGGRPRP
- a CDS encoding nitrilase-related carbon-nitrogen hydrolase → MKFITAFGATDSPARSVPSTREHLRVGLVQHRWRDDAAELEGVLDQAIGQIADAGGKVAFLPELTLSKYPADQRADANPARNAEHLTEGRTFRFAAEAAARHNILVHASLYERADESDGLGFNTAILVAPNGDLLGRTRKLHIPVSAGYYEDTYFRPGPSADPYPVYTPPGLNGATLGMPTCWDEWFPEVARAYSLAGAEILVYPTAIGSEPTFPAFNTQPLWQQVIVGHGISNGTFMVVPNRTGDEGEVAFYGSSFISDPYGRIVAQAPRDEEAAVVVDLDLDQRRDWLDLFPFLATRRPDTYGVLGDPVDEDQPHGRGVEQAVAR
- a CDS encoding agmatine deiminase family protein — its product is MPAETAPHERTWMAFPPSESSLGSSREEISEARDAWCAVAHAVAEFEPVTMLADPADVEDARARLSREIEIIDAPLNDAWMRDIGPTFVSNGTETGAVDWVFNGWGAQGWAAWEKDQHIGARVAELAGVRRIVSSLVNEGGGFHYDGEGTVLLTGSVQLDPGRNPGLTRTDVEAEFSRTIGADRAIWLPRGLTRDYERYGTRGHVDMTAVMPAPGTVLVHTQKDPDHPDHAVSRELMEHLSALEVLELPAPQVLRDDEGWVDYSYVNHYVVNGGVIAAHPNRGCRSWGLKPPVSSRLRAM
- a CDS encoding ISL3-like element ISPfr2 family transposase codes for the protein MSDATPPAGFGRPDLTAFARLDGLGLSVIGQRLEPDRAVLACRVVEPDQWCRRCGSEGAARDTVIRRLAHEPLGWRPTVLEVVVRRYRCADCGHVWRQDTSAAAEPRAKLSRTGLRWALEGIVVAHLTVARVAEGLGVAWDTANNAVLAEGKRLLINDPTRFEGVKVIGVDEHVWRHTRRGDKYVTVIIDLTPVRDGAGPARLLDMVEGRSKAAFKTWLADRDDAFRDAVEVVAMDGFTGFKTAAAEEIPDAVTVMDPFHVVRLAGDALDRCRRRVQLAIHGHRGFRDDPLYKSRRTLHTGADLLTDKQSDRLRALFVDDAHVEVEASWGVYQRMIAAYRHEDRQRGRELMEKLITDLSAGVPKVLTELTTLGRTLKKRAADVLAYFERPGTSNGPTEALNGRLEHLRGSALGFRNLTNYIARSLLETGGFRPQLLHPRLG
- a CDS encoding putative quinol monooxygenase; translation: MSTPASLPYAFVAKIVAADGQHDALADLLAGAVALANEEVGTIVWFAARTHADTFWIFDAFPDEAARDAHANGAIVAALMANQHLLGAAPEILAADVLASKLP
- a CDS encoding GlxA family transcriptional regulator — encoded protein: MRIGLIAIDGCFGSAVASVIDIVRVADGARGDVDPRIDPIELAILGPKRRVTTTASMTLSVDHPLSESGEFDVVVVPALGTLTAAATNDVLQSRDARSVIASLGRLDEATTRIAAACTGVFAVAETGRMHHRRATTSWFLGPEFLKRYPTVALDLDTMVVVDGNLVTAGAAFAHIDLALSLVRSISPDLAQHVAKLLIIDERPSQAAFVAYEHLRHEDPIVVEFERFVRARLDEPFNVAFVAQSLGTSRRTLERRVRAALNLTPLGFVQRLRIERARHLSATTDFTSAEIALRVGYANAETLRSLLRRERRRS